In the Enterococcus saigonensis genome, one interval contains:
- a CDS encoding RNA-guided endonuclease TnpB family protein, with protein sequence MKTLKAYRFALYPDEAQKHFFIQTFGCVRFTYNMLLTLRQQESGKTVEERTSARLQKQKMTPAKLKKDYPFLKATDSLALANAQRNLEKAFQNYYRGRASYPKLKSKKSAWQSYTTNNQGHTIYLAEDGLKLPKLKSKVLVHQHRSVAGKIRSATISAKNRQEFYVSLLCEEDIPALPKTGSEIEIAYDPTGLVVTNKPIVGIPTFCQTQVLEKLKKAQRRLSCRAKSAQRRNAKLEQAKNYQKQKSQVQQLYIHKLKQKEDFTEQLSIALLRQFDCIIITKPPELRENKESKAAKTVKKSKHTTVFPSFEDNFTLSDWNRLLLKLKYKAEWYEKELVFICPTNGK encoded by the coding sequence ATTAAGACATTAAAGGCTTATAGATTTGCGCTTTATCCTGACGAAGCCCAAAAACATTTTTTTATTCAGACTTTTGGCTGCGTTCGTTTTACGTATAATATGCTGTTAACACTACGACAGCAAGAAAGTGGCAAAACTGTTGAAGAACGTACTTCAGCACGTTTACAAAAACAGAAGATGACGCCAGCTAAGTTAAAAAAAGATTATCCTTTTTTAAAAGCAACAGATAGCTTAGCTTTGGCTAATGCACAGCGTAATTTGGAAAAAGCTTTTCAAAATTATTATCGCGGTCGTGCCAGTTATCCCAAGTTAAAAAGTAAGAAAAGTGCTTGGCAGTCGTATACGACGAATAATCAAGGACATACTATTTACCTAGCAGAAGACGGTTTGAAGCTTCCTAAGTTAAAAAGCAAAGTTTTAGTGCATCAACATCGCAGCGTTGCAGGGAAAATTCGTTCAGCAACTATTTCAGCTAAAAATCGGCAAGAATTTTATGTTTCTTTATTATGTGAAGAAGACATTCCGGCATTACCCAAAACGGGCAGTGAAATTGAAATTGCCTACGATCCAACAGGCTTGGTGGTGACGAATAAACCTATTGTGGGGATACCCACCTTTTGCCAAACCCAAGTTCTAGAAAAACTAAAAAAAGCGCAACGCCGACTTAGTTGTCGGGCTAAGAGTGCGCAACGCCGCAATGCTAAACTAGAACAAGCGAAAAACTATCAAAAGCAAAAATCCCAGGTGCAACAATTGTATATTCACAAGCTGAAACAAAAAGAGGATTTCACCGAACAACTTTCTATTGCTCTTTTGCGCCAGTTTGATTGTATTATTATCACAAAACCACCAGAATTGCGGGAGAATAAAGAAAGCAAAGCGGCTAAAACCGTAAAAAAAAGTAAACACACCACTGTTTTCCCAAGTTTTGAGGATAATTTTACTTTAAGTGATTGGAATCGGTTGCTTTTAAAATTAAAATATAAGGCCGAGTGGTATGAAAAAGAGCTGGTTTTTATTTGTCCTACTAATGGAAAATAA
- a CDS encoding glycoside hydrolase family 13 protein, which produces MTSKWWQQSVFYQIYPRSFQDSNHDGIGDLNGITARLPYLKELGIDAIWLSPVFASPNVDNGYDVSDYCAIMPEFGTMEDMEELITAANNMGIKIIMDLVVNHTSSEHPWFKKALAGDPHYKDYYIFRSDKKGLPNDLNSFFGGSAWEYVPERKEYYFHLFAKEQPDLNWENPAVRKEVWQIMNFWLQKGVGGFRLDVIELIGKIPDQKIIGDGPLLHPYLQEMYREVLAEKDVVTIGETGSVTPLTAPLYTDPNRKELSMVFQFQHMALDEVPQTSKWNLKKLDVSELKTVLSRWQTQLPATAWNSLFWSNHDQPRILSRWGNPDCYPVESSKMLAILLHMMKGTPFIYQGEELGMTNQEVSDIKQLDDIESINYYTKERANNTKTAKIWQAINTKGRDNARTPMQWSAAQHAGFTTANVTPWYPINPNYTTINAAACLQDKNSIFYTYQKLIRLRKEQPLIVWGDYHLLNTAETIFAYTRSYQGETWLICANFSASEQTLSLPYTAKQTIITNYPSTYCKLEQLTLRPYETFVVKLH; this is translated from the coding sequence ATGACTTCAAAATGGTGGCAACAAAGTGTTTTTTATCAAATTTATCCCCGCAGTTTTCAAGACAGTAATCATGATGGCATTGGCGATCTTAACGGGATTACCGCGCGCTTACCTTATTTAAAAGAATTGGGTATCGATGCGATTTGGCTCTCACCCGTTTTTGCTTCACCCAATGTCGACAACGGTTATGACGTGAGTGATTACTGCGCTATTATGCCAGAATTTGGGACGATGGAAGATATGGAAGAATTAATTACAGCAGCTAATAACATGGGCATTAAGATCATCATGGACTTAGTGGTCAATCATACTTCCAGTGAGCATCCTTGGTTTAAAAAAGCTTTGGCAGGAGATCCACATTACAAAGACTATTATATTTTTCGCTCTGATAAAAAAGGTTTACCCAATGACTTAAATTCTTTTTTTGGAGGTTCTGCCTGGGAATACGTTCCTGAAAGAAAAGAATATTATTTTCATTTATTTGCAAAAGAGCAACCGGATTTAAATTGGGAAAATCCTGCGGTTAGAAAAGAAGTTTGGCAAATCATGAATTTTTGGCTGCAAAAAGGAGTTGGCGGCTTTCGTTTGGATGTGATTGAATTAATCGGCAAAATACCTGATCAAAAAATTATTGGCGATGGTCCTTTGCTACATCCTTATTTACAAGAAATGTATCGTGAAGTTTTAGCAGAAAAAGATGTCGTCACGATTGGAGAAACAGGGAGCGTCACCCCATTAACCGCCCCTTTGTACACTGATCCTAATCGCAAAGAATTGTCGATGGTTTTTCAATTTCAGCATATGGCACTGGATGAGGTTCCACAAACTTCAAAATGGAATTTGAAAAAACTCGACGTAAGCGAACTAAAAACCGTTTTATCCCGCTGGCAAACCCAATTGCCTGCCACAGCATGGAATAGTTTATTTTGGAGCAATCACGATCAGCCTCGAATTTTATCTCGATGGGGCAATCCCGACTGCTATCCGGTTGAAAGTAGTAAAATGCTGGCAATTTTGCTTCACATGATGAAAGGAACACCTTTTATTTACCAAGGGGAAGAACTGGGGATGACCAACCAAGAAGTAAGTGACATCAAGCAATTAGACGATATTGAAAGTATAAACTACTATACAAAAGAACGAGCAAACAACACCAAAACAGCAAAAATTTGGCAGGCAATTAATACCAAGGGACGAGATAATGCGCGTACTCCAATGCAGTGGAGCGCAGCGCAACATGCGGGATTTACCACTGCAAACGTAACCCCGTGGTATCCTATTAACCCCAATTACACTACCATTAATGCCGCAGCGTGCTTGCAAGACAAAAACTCTATTTTTTATACGTACCAAAAGCTAATCCGCTTAAGAAAAGAGCAGCCATTAATTGTCTGGGGCGATTATCATTTACTGAATACCGCTGAGACTATTTTTGCGTATACGCGCAGCTATCAAGGTGAAACTTGGCTGATTTGTGCCAATTTTTCTGCTTCAGAGCAAACACTTTCTCTGCCTTATACAGCAAAACAAACAATTATCACAAACTATCCTTCTACGTATTGTAAATTAGAGCAATTAACACTGCGTCCATACGAAACTTTTGTTGTTAAATTACATTAA
- a CDS encoding ABC transporter ATP-binding protein — protein MKKVLLNVNHLKQYFNVGRKDEVKAVDDISFHIYEGETFGLVGESGSGKSTTGRTIIRLNTPTGGEIDFDGQDVMKIKGKEGLKEFRRDVQMIFQDPYASLNPRMKVRDIIAEGIDINGLAQDEKERNARVDELLETVGLNPSHGTRYPHEFSGGQRQRIGIARALAVKPKFIICDEPISALDVSIQAQVVNLLQDLQEQQNLTYLFIAHDLSMVKHISDRIGVMHLGKLLEVGTSDAIYNYGVHPYTESLLSAIPLHDPDHERNRKRIKYQPQPDDGKQRGMHEIAEGHYVYCSEDEIPLFKEKLQRKLTQGQVEAAF, from the coding sequence GTGAAAAAAGTTTTGTTAAACGTAAATCATTTGAAGCAATACTTCAATGTGGGGCGTAAAGATGAAGTCAAAGCAGTAGATGATATTAGCTTTCACATCTACGAAGGTGAAACCTTTGGCTTAGTGGGAGAATCCGGTAGTGGCAAATCAACAACCGGGCGGACGATTATCCGTTTAAACACACCTACTGGCGGAGAAATCGACTTTGATGGTCAAGATGTAATGAAAATTAAAGGCAAAGAAGGTTTAAAAGAATTTCGGCGCGACGTACAAATGATTTTTCAAGATCCTTATGCTTCTTTAAATCCTCGTATGAAAGTGCGGGATATTATTGCAGAAGGAATTGATATAAACGGGCTTGCGCAAGATGAAAAAGAACGCAATGCCCGCGTGGATGAGTTATTGGAAACTGTTGGTTTAAATCCCAGTCATGGCACCCGTTATCCTCACGAGTTCTCCGGTGGGCAGCGACAACGGATTGGTATTGCCCGTGCTTTAGCGGTAAAACCAAAATTTATTATTTGTGATGAGCCAATTTCGGCTTTGGATGTTTCCATTCAAGCACAAGTTGTTAATTTGTTACAAGACTTACAGGAACAGCAAAATTTAACATATCTATTTATTGCCCATGATTTATCTATGGTGAAACATATCAGTGATCGGATTGGGGTTATGCATTTAGGTAAATTATTGGAAGTCGGAACGAGCGATGCCATTTATAATTATGGTGTTCATCCTTACACAGAAAGTCTTTTGTCAGCAATCCCATTACATGATCCAGATCACGAACGTAATCGTAAACGCATCAAGTATCAACCCCAACCAGATGACGGAAAACAAAGGGGAATGCACGAAATTGCTGAAGGACATTATGTGTATTGTTCAGAAGATGAAATTCCGCTTTTTAAAGAAAAATTACAGCGGAAATTAACACAAGGTCAAGTTGAAGCTGCTTTTTAG
- a CDS encoding SDR family oxidoreductase, which produces MQEPNLKDPRLIYSSKTAADNQKTPATQKNMPEKPDCGEESYVGHARLLNRRVLITGADSGIGRAAAIAYAREGADIALHFLPGEEKDAEEVVSYVKKAGRKITLLPYDLRDKNAPAKIIAKAVADLGGLDTLVLNAAQQIYEKDIEKMPMQQVYDTFQVNIISMFAIVQAALPHLKAGSAIITTTSVQAFDPSPHLMDYAATKAAIASFTVSLAKQLAKKGIRVNGVAPGPIWTPLQLDEGQPQEDLPDFGDDSLLERPGQPVELAPVYVFLASNEASYVTAQIYGVTGGQAINL; this is translated from the coding sequence ATGCAAGAACCTAACTTAAAAGATCCACGTTTGATTTATTCTAGTAAAACAGCTGCTGATAATCAAAAGACGCCTGCTACGCAAAAGAATATGCCTGAAAAACCCGACTGTGGTGAAGAAAGCTATGTTGGACATGCCCGCTTATTGAATCGTCGCGTTTTAATTACAGGTGCAGACTCAGGTATCGGGCGTGCAGCCGCGATTGCTTACGCACGTGAGGGAGCAGATATTGCGCTGCATTTTCTCCCTGGGGAAGAAAAAGATGCTGAAGAAGTTGTTTCCTATGTCAAAAAAGCTGGGCGAAAAATCACCTTACTGCCATATGATTTGCGGGATAAAAATGCTCCAGCAAAAATTATTGCAAAAGCTGTGGCCGACCTGGGAGGATTAGATACTTTGGTTTTAAATGCGGCACAGCAAATCTACGAAAAAGATATTGAAAAAATGCCAATGCAACAAGTTTATGATACGTTTCAAGTGAATATTATTTCGATGTTTGCTATCGTGCAAGCGGCGCTACCGCATTTAAAAGCTGGTAGTGCCATTATCACCACCACTTCGGTTCAAGCATTTGACCCAAGTCCACATTTAATGGATTATGCAGCGACGAAAGCGGCGATTGCAAGTTTTACTGTTAGTTTAGCTAAGCAATTAGCCAAAAAAGGGATTCGTGTAAATGGTGTAGCTCCTGGACCTATTTGGACCCCGCTACAATTAGACGAAGGTCAACCTCAAGAAGATTTACCAGATTTTGGGGATGATAGCTTGTTGGAAAGACCTGGCCAGCCAGTAGAACTTGCGCCTGTCTATGTCTTTTTAGCTTCAAATGAAGCCAGTTATGTGACAGCCCAAATTTATGGTGTCACAGGTGGCCAAGCCATCAATTTATAA
- a CDS encoding sugar ABC transporter substrate-binding protein, with amino-acid sequence MKISKKLCLLGVTAAMTLGVLAGCGSGSGGNSAKDDKVLNIWGMGEEVKQLSKMTDKFTDETGIEVKIQSIPWSNAHDKLLTAVASKSGPDVLQMGTTWMPEFQKAGALADMSKYIEKYDNLKAENFYHGSVETTKFDDKYYGIPWAAETRVLFYRTDVLEKVGYKEAPKTWEELEDAAKKLAARGDDKYGINVDSKEQTLGFMFARQNGSPLLEDGKPVFNQKPFVDAVSYLNDFIQKGYSPKEDLGLDVSQTFSGDDAMVPMFISGPWMAKTVKDTVKDVEGKWAIATLPKKENNTSSMGGSNLTIFEYSKKKDDAAKFIEFMARPENQLEWMKLTDALPTALKAWEDESLKSDPVYSVFNEQLQNSEPMPLIPEFEEIAQNYLKHFEQIYLGGADVQKEMDAFNQESEATLNK; translated from the coding sequence ATGAAGATTTCGAAAAAGCTTTGTTTATTGGGTGTAACAGCAGCAATGACTTTGGGTGTTCTAGCAGGCTGTGGGTCAGGTTCAGGCGGAAATTCTGCTAAAGATGACAAAGTCTTAAATATTTGGGGCATGGGAGAAGAAGTGAAGCAATTATCTAAAATGACAGATAAATTCACTGATGAAACTGGAATTGAAGTAAAAATACAGTCGATTCCATGGTCAAATGCCCATGACAAATTGTTAACAGCCGTTGCTTCTAAAAGTGGCCCAGATGTTTTACAAATGGGAACAACTTGGATGCCGGAATTCCAAAAAGCTGGCGCTCTAGCAGATATGAGCAAGTACATTGAAAAATACGATAACTTAAAAGCTGAAAACTTCTATCATGGTTCTGTTGAAACAACAAAATTTGACGACAAATATTACGGCATTCCGTGGGCAGCTGAGACCCGCGTACTATTCTACCGTACCGATGTTTTAGAAAAAGTTGGTTACAAGGAAGCACCAAAAACGTGGGAAGAATTAGAAGATGCGGCTAAAAAATTAGCAGCTCGTGGGGATGATAAATACGGCATTAACGTCGATAGTAAAGAACAAACATTAGGCTTTATGTTCGCCCGTCAAAATGGTTCACCGTTATTAGAAGATGGCAAACCTGTTTTTAATCAAAAACCTTTTGTTGACGCTGTTTCTTACTTGAATGACTTTATCCAAAAAGGCTACTCACCAAAAGAAGATTTAGGTTTAGATGTATCGCAAACATTCTCTGGTGATGATGCTATGGTACCAATGTTTATCAGTGGTCCTTGGATGGCAAAAACAGTGAAAGATACAGTGAAAGATGTAGAGGGTAAATGGGCAATCGCGACATTACCGAAAAAAGAAAATAACACTTCTTCAATGGGTGGTTCAAACTTAACAATTTTTGAATACTCTAAGAAAAAAGATGATGCAGCGAAATTCATCGAATTTATGGCACGTCCTGAAAATCAATTAGAATGGATGAAATTAACAGATGCCCTACCAACAGCTTTAAAAGCTTGGGAAGATGAATCTTTAAAATCTGATCCAGTTTACAGCGTCTTTAATGAACAATTGCAAAACTCTGAACCAATGCCTTTAATTCCTGAATTTGAAGAAATCGCGCAAAACTACTTGAAACACTTCGAACAAATCTATCTTGGTGGCGCCGACGTTCAAAAAGAAATGGACGCTTTCAATCAAGAATCAGAAGCTACTTTAAACAAATAA
- a CDS encoding GlsB/YeaQ/YmgE family stress response membrane protein — MGLIWSLIVGGVIGAIAGAITNKGGSMGIIANIVAGLVGSALGQSILGNWGPSLAGMAIIPSIVGAVILVAVVSFFFGRKA, encoded by the coding sequence ATGGGTTTAATTTGGTCATTAATCGTTGGTGGTGTCATTGGGGCAATCGCAGGAGCGATTACAAATAAAGGTGGTTCAATGGGAATTATTGCAAATATTGTAGCAGGTTTGGTAGGTTCTGCCCTTGGGCAATCTATTTTGGGAAATTGGGGGCCTTCTTTAGCCGGTATGGCAATTATTCCTTCTATTGTTGGCGCAGTGATCTTAGTGGCAGTTGTATCATTCTTTTTTGGTAGAAAAGCCTAA
- a CDS encoding carbohydrate ABC transporter permease, translating to MRKAKTTKAPYLFIAPALILLLLFSIIPIFVAFFISFTDMSLVGLADWSQIKFVAFKNYQDIVLDPIFLKSIKNTLFYVVFGVPVVIALSMGLALMINFGKNKIFSAFRMIFYTPAITNVVAVAVVFAYLYNPSFGFLNYLLSLLHIDAVPWLTNPVMAKVSLIILGVWRAVGANMLIFLAAIQGIPKELYEAASLDGASKRQQMWYITIPSLRFSTFFVTVTTLIGWLQFFEEPFVLTNGGPLDSTTSVALFIYRNGFQLSKFGYAAAGSFILFAAIIIVTLLQFRMQRKNAENQL from the coding sequence TTGCGAAAAGCCAAAACCACCAAAGCACCTTATCTTTTCATTGCTCCAGCCCTGATTTTACTTTTGCTATTTTCTATTATTCCTATTTTTGTTGCATTTTTTATTAGTTTTACTGATATGAGTCTTGTTGGGCTCGCCGACTGGTCACAAATTAAATTTGTTGCATTTAAAAACTATCAGGATATTGTTTTGGATCCTATTTTTCTAAAGAGTATAAAAAATACGCTTTTTTACGTGGTATTTGGGGTACCGGTTGTTATCGCATTGTCGATGGGACTGGCCTTAATGATTAATTTTGGGAAAAATAAAATCTTTTCTGCTTTTCGGATGATTTTTTATACACCAGCCATTACCAACGTGGTAGCGGTGGCAGTTGTTTTTGCGTATTTATATAATCCAAGTTTTGGTTTCTTGAATTATTTGCTATCTCTGTTACACATTGATGCAGTTCCATGGTTAACTAATCCGGTTATGGCAAAAGTTTCTTTGATTATTCTAGGTGTTTGGCGGGCAGTTGGTGCCAATATGTTGATTTTCTTAGCTGCTATTCAAGGAATTCCCAAAGAATTGTATGAAGCGGCTTCGTTAGACGGCGCTTCTAAACGGCAGCAAATGTGGTACATTACGATTCCATCTTTACGTTTTTCAACGTTCTTTGTCACCGTGACAACTTTAATTGGTTGGTTGCAGTTCTTCGAAGAACCATTTGTTTTAACCAATGGTGGACCGCTAGATTCAACGACTTCTGTTGCCTTATTTATTTACCGCAACGGGTTCCAATTAAGTAAGTTCGGCTATGCCGCAGCAGGTTCATTCATTTTATTTGCGGCAATCATTATCGTGACATTGCTACAATTTAGAATGCAACGCAAAAATGCAGAAAATCAATTATAA